A window of Geoalkalibacter sp. contains these coding sequences:
- a CDS encoding response regulator: MKKILIVDDQSDICRLIEVVLSREGRAFVHAQNGEAGVALARSEQPDLILMDLMMPGRLDGFQAIRAIRDDASIRQCPIIAMTARQFDAKDREKAESFGVQAWLCKPFVIRELRQVVESLLS; encoded by the coding sequence GTGAAGAAAATCCTGATCGTCGATGACCAGAGCGATATCTGCCGGCTGATTGAAGTCGTGCTGAGCAGGGAGGGGCGAGCCTTTGTCCATGCCCAGAATGGCGAAGCCGGCGTGGCCCTGGCGCGCAGCGAGCAACCCGACCTGATCCTCATGGATCTGATGATGCCCGGTCGCCTCGACGGCTTTCAGGCGATCCGCGCCATTCGCGACGACGCAAGCATCCGCCAGTGTCCCATCATTGCCATGACGGCCCGCCAGTTTGATGCCAAGGATCGGGAAAAAGCCGAGAGTTTCGGTGTGCAGGCCTGGCTGTGCAAGCCCTTCGTCATCCGTGAGCTGCGCCAGGTTGTGGAGAGCTTACTGTCCTAG